A genomic segment from Montipora foliosa isolate CH-2021 chromosome 9, ASM3666993v2, whole genome shotgun sequence encodes:
- the LOC137970660 gene encoding uncharacterized protein, with the protein MGSRIRNPDWQEDAELKQDLKRYVLQNLSRREILDFVSRDYAQYAWSLGTLSRRLAYFDIKYIEYNTDLNEVEAALQSELQGPGQLLGYRSMQRKIREQHQLAVPRNLVYDLMTELDPDGLERRGSVGKRKHKRGAAGTFTSMGPNHTHSADGHDKLMGFMNCTFPLAVYGLQDAYSGYILYLKLWTSNSDPKIIGRWYLQHLYESKVISNNLRLDKGTETGYMATIHSYLRQQGDASSNGTDTVHYGPSTNNKIERWWRELHNRLERFFKRQLLMLLERGHYDPNNQTDRNLLAFIYIPVIQKEMTIFRETVWNSHRVRHQRDAQMPKGIPSHLYSFPEQYGAEDCGFPVTNQALDEVAEVSGVMTVGDDFLSGDVRRECERVIPKVENVEAIDAADTYLFLKANYREP; encoded by the exons ATGGGCAGTCGCATAAGAAACCCAGATTGGCAAGAGGACGCGGAATTAAAACAAGATTTAAAGCGATACGTACTTCAGAATCTGTCTAGAAGGGAAATTTTAGACTTTGTGTCCCGAGATTATGCCCAGTATGCTTGGAGCTTAGGAACTTTGAGCAGAAGATTGGCATATTTTGATATCAAGTACATTGAGTACAATACCGACCTGAACGAGGTAGAAGCAGCATTGCAGAGTGAACTACAAGGGCCAGGCCAGCTTCTGGGTTACCGCTCCATGCAACGAAAGATACGGGAACAGCACCAACTGGCAGTGCCACGAAATTTGGTCTACGATTTAATGACTGAATTAGATCCGGATGGTCTTGAACGGAGGGGAAGTGTGGGGAAAAGAAAGCACAAGAGAGGAGCTGCCGGTACTTTCACGTCAATG GGTCCAAATCATACTCATTCTGCTGATGGTCACGATAAACTGATGGGATTCATGAATTGTACATTCCCCTTGGCCGTATATGGACTCCAAGATGCATATAGTGGATATATTCTGTACTTAAAGCTCTGGACCTCAAACTCAGACCCCAAAATTATTGGAAGGTGGTATTTACAACACCTGTACGAGTCAAAAG TCATTAGTAATAATCTCAGGCTTGACAAGGGAACAGAAACTGGTTATATGGCCACCATTCATTCTTACCTGAGGCAACAAGGAGATGCTTCTAGTAATGGAACTGATACTGTTCATTATGGCCCATCCACAAATAATAAG ATTGAAAGATGGTGGCGTGAACTTCACAACCGATTGGAAAGGTTTTTCAAAAGGCAGTTATTGATGTTGCTTGAGCGAGGACATTATGATCCTAACAATCAAACTGACAG AAACCTGTTGGCCTTCATATATATCCCTGTGATCCAGAAAGAAATGACCATATTCAGAGAGACAGTATGGAATTCACACAGAGTGAGACATCAAAGAGATGCCCAGATGCCTAAAGGAATACCAAGTCACttatattcatttccagaacaGTATGGAGCAGAGGACTGTG GTTTTCCAGTGACAAATCAAGCACTAGATGAGGTTGCAGAGGTCTCTGGAGTAATGACAGTTGGAGATGACTTCCTCTCTGGTGATgtgagaagagaatgtgaaaggGTCATACCCAAAGTAGAGAATGTAGAGGCAATTGATGCTGCTGATACATATTTGTTTCTAAAGGCCAATTACCGGGAGCCATGA